TATTCAGCATTGGCCGGAGCGAAGCAATTCCGTGCGTCTGCGAGAGCTGTTGAAGGTCGCAAATCAACTAACACTGCGGCTGCCGGGCGGTGAATGTGTACTGGATCGCCAAAGCCAGCGGCCGCTAATGCTCATCGCCGCGGGCACCGGCTTTTCGCAGATGAAAGCCATGGTTGAGGCGGTGCTGCACGAGCAGCCCGACCGGCAAGTGTCGCTATGGTGGGCCGCACGCGAGCACCGGGATCTTTATCTAGAGCAGCTGGCCAGCCACTGGGCGCAAACGTACTCCAACGTGTCATTCCATGCGGTCACCGAGCTTCCGTTAGAAGAGCCGCTAGCGGTGGGAGAGCGGATTACCCATCAGCAGGGGCGTATTGATGACGCCCTGAAGGCTGCCGATATTGCCCCGCACGCTCATGATGTTTATTTATCAGGGTCGCCAGGCATGGTGTATGCCTGTCTGGACGTGCTTGAAAGTAAAGGCATGCCATTAGAGCGCGTATTTTCAGACGTGTTCGCCTATGCGCCACGGGCTAGCTAATATCCCAGGCATGACCTGTCTTAGGCGCGCTTAAGCTCTGTTATCAGCCCTGTTTGACTTGAAGGGCACCGCTGAGCGGCAGGCTTTTAGCAGATGAGTATTGCCATTTGAAACGCTTGCAGGCAGGATAAAGTCATTACGCCACTGCGAAAGCCCTTTGGGCTATCCCTCGGGCCTTACCATTACCAGCGGAAAATAAGCATGCTACAACGCGCCACGTCATTCACAGCTAAGCCCCAGCCGATAACGGCTGATGGCGTGCGTGCGTGCGTGGAAAGCCTACCGCCAGTGCGTAGCACTGAACTGGTTAACAGCACTGCAGCTTATTGGTATTGGTTTAGCCACGGTGTGCCCTTGGCCGACGCCTAACGTCGCGCTACCAGGCACACCACTCGGTTGCCTGCCGCAAGCACAGAAGCCCCGGTCGGTAACCCCGCCGGGGCTTTTGGCGTTTTTGGACGTATCTAAGTTCTTGTACGTATCGAGAGCGATCGTCATCATTATTTCATTAAGGAGCGGCACCATGATTTATCGCGCACTGACTAACGCTTTTGCTATCGGCTTTGTGGGCTATTGCTATGGCTGGCGATTTAGCGGCGCGCGGTCGGTGCAAGCTACCACCTCCGATCGTGTTCGCCTGGGTGGTCACTTAGTCAAACGATGTACGATTACGGAGAGTTAATCATGAATGCGCCCATCAGTTCTGCTGTCAATTGCCC
This DNA window, taken from Vreelandella profundi, encodes the following:
- a CDS encoding FAD-binding oxidoreductase codes for the protein MSARTLTCQVTEVENLNPDVFGVTLEGRAEAMQHAPGQYLELKLDDTTWVPFSIASFDRGVGIIELHIQHWPERSNSVRLRELLKVANQLTLRLPGGECVLDRQSQRPLMLIAAGTGFSQMKAMVEAVLHEQPDRQVSLWWAAREHRDLYLEQLASHWAQTYSNVSFHAVTELPLEEPLAVGERITHQQGRIDDALKAADIAPHAHDVYLSGSPGMVYACLDVLESKGMPLERVFSDVFAYAPRAS